Proteins encoded together in one Anopheles darlingi chromosome 3, idAnoDarlMG_H_01, whole genome shotgun sequence window:
- the LOC125954805 gene encoding transmembrane 7 superfamily member 3-like: protein MSRLKSWTILGFLGFFVHGGAEKPLNMLRDPIELKVPDNLKMNDINDYSEVVLPAYSRTTIRLTNFSLADHPSMGYALVQLNAFEFNLTLSYNTTIVDGGHLTGQNLGLLMYEDGDLYAFNLNPQQPVWVSIVLMIYNTSAPVPGGCNLEFPVETSPILNVTLTPASIIVDTPPASVALQFRNNSSNACGKARLKYESYYIQMASHDFSQRSYFTALRSLMAYATAITTGHQNTLSSPLHVNRHEYGRQPGRGMVFVTVVTDSVHRGFSLYVPGHTYSCRPFDDQSDCYGLNIPWRMVALLMTLLAALEVVMGWLPVTVKCPAMIGYLMVLLSIEGLQHLGTVVSTSAVTATLITAALVGAAIGLLLAAFAPQVAKVLCAFASGYLIVITQLGFISGNLFTIPLVSVYMWIVALVIGLILSLTLPILLVTRSVIFGAICIFYGVNMVFGARLDYPLKHSFLRLSVSNYSSVYVDPMLDEIDGAALAAFIIILIVCLFLRSRYQPEVVQSDFKTAWSSRHSFNDALHTSTVISADDVFAYQQFGNTSHPPVITRWTSGDDDVFESPRSNYRFFQRLRR from the exons ATGAGTAGATTGAAATCGTGGACGATATTGGGTTTTCTGGGGTTTTTCGTTCACGGAGGGGCAGAAAAACCGCTAAATATGC TCCGTGATCCGATCGAACTGAAAGTACCGGACAATCTGAAGATGAATGATATCAATGATTACAGCGAAGTGGTCCTCCCGGCGTACTCTCGGACCACCATCCGGTTGACGAACTTTTCGCTGGCCGATCATCCGAGCATGGGCTACGCCCTCGTCCAGCTGAACGCCTTCGAATTTAACCTAACGCTCAGCTACAACACCACGATCGTCGACGGAGGCCACCTAACGGGGCAAAATCTGGGTCTGCTGATGTACGAGGATGGCGATCTGTATGCCTTCAACTTGAACCCGCAGCAACCGGTGTGGGTCTCGATAGTACTGATGATCTACAACACATCCGCTCCGGTCCCCGGAGGCTGCAACCTGGAGTTTCCCGTCGAAACATCGCCCATCCTGAATGTTACGCTGACGCctgcctccatcatcgtcgacACACCACCGGCCTCTGTAGCGCTCCAGTTTCGGAATAACTCCTCGAATGCTTGCGGCAAAGCGCGGCTCAAGTACGAATCATACTACATTCAGATGGCCTCCCATGATTTCTCTCAGCGCTCCTACTTTACTGCCCTTCGTTCGCTGATGGCTTATGCGACGGCGATAACGACTGGCCACCAGAACACGCTTAGCTCACCGCTGCATGTAAACCGGCACGAGTATGGACGGCAACCGGGTAGAGGCATGGTGTTCGTTACCGTTGTTACCGACTCCGTCCATCGCGGGTTTTCCCTTTACGTTCCCGGGCACACCTATTCCTGTCGACCGTTTGATGATCAGTCCGATTGCTATGGTCTTAACATTCCTTGGCGCATGGTGGCGCTGTTGATGACACTGTTGGCTGCCCTGGAAGTGGTGATGGGTTGGTTACCAGTTACCGTCAAATGCCCAGCTATGATCGGGTATCTGATGGTACTTCTAAGCATTGAGGGACTACAGCATTTAGGCACGGTAGTGTCTACGAGCGCCGTCACTGCAACGCTGATAACCGCTGCATTGGTGGGAGCTGCCATTGGATTGTTGCTAGCCGCATTTGCACCACAAGTCGCTAAGGTTTTATGTGCATTTGCTTCGGGGTATCTGATTGTTATCACGCAGCTTGGATTCATTA GTGGAAATCTCTTCACCATACCGCTTGTATCGGTCTACATGTGGATCGTGGCGCTggtgattggtttgatacTGTCGCTGACTCTTCCGATCTTGCTTGTGACCCGCTCGGTAATCTTCGGTGCCATTTGTATCTTCTATGGCGTGAATATGGTCTTTGGAGCACGACTCGACTATCCCTTAAAGCATTCCTTCCTGCGACTTTCCGTATCGAACTACAGTAGCGTCTATGTCGACCCCATGCTAGACGAGATAGACGGTGCCGCGCTAGCAGCGTTCATAATCATTCTGATCGTATGTCTGTTCCTACGATCTCGTTACCAACCGGAGGTGGTTCAGAGTGATTTCAAAACTGCATGGAGCAGTCGCCATTCCTTCAATGATGCGTTGCATACGAGCACTGTTATCTCGGCGGACGACGTATTCGCTTATCAGCAGTTTGGCAACACAAGCCATCCACCGGTCATCACACGATGGActagtggtgatgatgatgtctttGAATCTCCAAGAAGCAATTATCGCTTTTTTCAGCGCCTGAGAAGATGA